In Opitutaceae bacterium TAV5, one genomic interval encodes:
- a CDS encoding acetyl xylan esterase translates to MRSSFSFLLALFSAATGLADSLLTVAADRADALYAENEPVIFIIRLKPDDSRPVEDRQVGWTLAKDGGPILESGTVTLKTGMTRVTGKLDEPGFLRCTVTLTESGGNVVTAQAGAGVSPLSIRPSLPMPDDFAAFWEAKKAELARVPLNARLTAVKAPAAGVDVFDLQADCLGGAPVSGYLARPQGAARKALPAILTLHGAGVFDSRMAAAIGWAREGMLALDINAHGLPNGRPREYYAELYKGPLIDYKTRGRESRDDFYFLGMFLRAVRAIDVLVAQPEWDGRTIVVQGNSQGGAQAIAVAGIDNRVTFFGAGVPAMCDHSGMIAGRVAGWPRLVPVRSDGRPDARILETARYFDMVNFAARTRASGFFTAGFIDSTCPPTTVYAAYNALVSPKSIYNDIAAGHENTPEAVARMRQAIRDHVASRK, encoded by the coding sequence ATGCGTTCTTCCTTTTCATTCTTGCTGGCGCTGTTTTCCGCTGCGACCGGTCTTGCCGACTCCTTGCTGACCGTCGCCGCGGACAGGGCTGACGCGCTCTACGCGGAGAACGAACCGGTGATTTTCATCATCCGGCTGAAGCCGGACGACAGCCGGCCGGTCGAGGATCGCCAGGTCGGGTGGACGCTTGCGAAGGACGGCGGTCCGATTCTGGAGAGCGGCACGGTAACCCTGAAAACCGGGATGACCCGGGTGACCGGGAAGCTGGACGAGCCGGGGTTCTTGCGCTGCACCGTTACGCTGACGGAAAGCGGCGGCAACGTGGTGACCGCCCAGGCCGGAGCAGGAGTGTCTCCGCTTTCGATCCGCCCGAGTCTGCCGATGCCGGATGACTTCGCGGCGTTCTGGGAGGCGAAAAAGGCGGAACTCGCCCGCGTGCCGCTCAACGCGCGCCTCACTGCGGTGAAGGCGCCCGCGGCCGGCGTCGACGTTTTCGATTTGCAGGCCGATTGCCTGGGCGGGGCACCGGTTTCCGGCTACCTCGCGCGGCCGCAGGGCGCGGCCCGCAAAGCCCTCCCGGCGATCCTGACGCTGCACGGCGCGGGCGTCTTCGACTCCCGCATGGCCGCCGCCATCGGCTGGGCGCGCGAAGGCATGCTCGCCCTCGACATCAATGCGCACGGTCTGCCCAACGGCCGTCCGCGCGAGTATTACGCAGAGCTCTACAAGGGGCCGCTCATCGACTACAAGACGCGAGGAAGGGAATCGCGCGACGACTTTTATTTTCTCGGCATGTTCCTGCGCGCCGTTCGCGCCATCGATGTCCTTGTGGCGCAGCCCGAATGGGATGGCCGCACGATCGTTGTCCAGGGCAACAGCCAGGGCGGAGCGCAGGCGATCGCCGTCGCCGGTATCGACAACCGTGTGACGTTTTTCGGCGCGGGTGTGCCGGCCATGTGCGACCATTCCGGCATGATCGCGGGGCGCGTCGCCGGCTGGCCCCGGCTTGTTCCCGTTCGCTCCGACGGCCGGCCGGATGCCCGGATTCTCGAAACTGCCCGCTACTTCGACATGGTCAATTTTGCCGCCCGCACGCGCGCGTCCGGATTTTTCACGGCGGGTTTCATCGACAGCACTTGCCCGCCGACCACCGTGTATGCGGCGTACAACGCTCTGGTCTCGCCCAAATCGATCTACAACGACATCGCCGCCGGCCATGAAAACACTCCGGAGGCCGTCGCCCGCATGCGCCAGGCCATCCGCGACCATGTGGCCTCCCGCAAATAA
- a CDS encoding N-terminal cleavage protein — MTKAMLQNSRTNTCVPETVVPARPERNRSRSFAAFTLIELLTVVAIIGILAAITLVAVSKVRQAARQVQNASNLRTLGIGSLAYATDNRGRLPATTYDTEGTRPRYTSGYSTNLGTGCRRLLSSRWTGCTGTADYIPSPEVFYGPFTPVLNEGRQPNSFKGPEGGSYLIGYIFYSLLPGPDADGRPPFGYDLANDRIDSGSVNMRTPLYSDMIGTNIEATGFNGPRCTVVYLDGSVRAFPKDKIEAAGSTNARILVMAGIRQ, encoded by the coding sequence ATGACAAAAGCCATGCTTCAGAATTCACGAACAAATACCTGTGTGCCGGAAACAGTTGTGCCGGCTCGCCCGGAGCGGAACAGGAGTCGCTCCTTCGCAGCATTTACATTGATCGAGCTGCTGACGGTGGTTGCCATCATCGGCATCCTCGCCGCCATCACGCTCGTGGCGGTCAGCAAGGTCCGGCAGGCTGCCCGGCAGGTTCAGAACGCCTCGAACCTGCGCACCCTGGGCATCGGCAGTCTGGCTTATGCCACCGACAACCGCGGACGCCTGCCGGCCACGACTTATGACACGGAGGGCACGAGGCCGCGTTATACCAGCGGATACAGCACCAATCTGGGCACCGGCTGCCGCCGCCTGCTGAGCTCCAGATGGACCGGATGCACCGGGACTGCCGATTATATTCCGTCACCCGAGGTTTTTTACGGTCCTTTCACTCCCGTGCTGAACGAAGGTCGCCAGCCGAACTCGTTCAAGGGTCCGGAGGGCGGCTCGTATCTGATCGGTTACATTTTCTATTCCCTGCTGCCCGGCCCCGATGCCGATGGTCGCCCCCCTTTCGGTTACGATCTGGCCAATGACCGCATCGACAGCGGTTCGGTCAACATGCGCACGCCTCTTTATTCCGATATGATCGGAACCAACATCGAGGCGACAGGCTTCAACGGTCCCAGATGCACCGTCGTGTACCTCGACGGCAGCGTCCGGGCCTTCCCGAAAGACAAAATCGAGGCGGCGGGCAGCACCAATGCCCGCATCCTGGTGATGGCGGGCATCCGCCAGTGA
- a CDS encoding heparinase encodes MIRICLVFFTSFLAMLSFADASEVRPVRGLLYTPADIVRVREIVETDPVAGRIASEFIRQADQWMARSRAETQALVPSADAVFAYGFAGDPRVNKPWSWWGRDGEASLDRPFSVKSPHTGDIYGREKPGEMYYDDGRGWTRPSDRKVFYFKGVWNAHAVRMLHEAVDNLSLAWMLTGREDYATRALLILDNLATLRSQRPAQDGPVDWPHPVGTGYGFFLYAGNVANDRMVASALALDLVGRTPAASQPSQGNPGLSVFENIRRNYFSVFEKGYTDRRNSFQNHAISAWANLLTQAVLFGYPDDIRSGIEAAYGFIDNTIDRDGEYYELSATYVYLGRIYGSRLLLPLARYSPANYENPSRFPAPAAYPHRLRFGEIPEWFNTVVPSLWRLTTLYRQPQYGDAPADRFTPGRTATTRPDDPLNSIYTRQKVIYLKAAWHATDNPAWRRLCSQLYWQLPEAVRASVRYRREGILEFGPGQWTDLPRPEEEAASLPAALTGENPVVSGEKRIAILRAGEGAGQRSLFIRGGATASHTHSDQMAITLYARGMSLTGEYGYKLAGTPDHRGWGVQAVAHKMVVVDEDLHAPIPGAAIPPATPKPPASIDGYVPAGPAQLIEMSNPHQWQGAGLKEYRRQTWLVDMPGGKESYFVDIFRVEGGRTHDYVWNAPFVDPPRDDAFAVDGVTPVRVAGVWSLAALGNPEYRRASFNQEGRSWGERLEVGSGTIRNVGIPGEKLASHDWNPAPGNGYGFVWDVKAAEAKNDWSATWLLHDGKHAMRLSMLNPDGQTVITGKTPTLFAGHSQDVVIARRQAATSPQFTVQRPESGVEQTNNSKRETLNSKLPPQAEGGAGLRSRFVTITQVGEPAAGVWPLASIHWLDGMGTDNVGLVAEHADGTRDTVLVSSTPQPLRTKDAALAGKRGFVRRDRSGALLTAMLSEGTGLKANDFELRLPATAWEGTVTRVTPREVRVDTALPEAATFAGQGVVFSSAPQAKIPYAGNEFFTIEDMRAEAGGTVFTFSSQSVSASRLKVERKEAGAVVKTLWPNELAAIPAGQPNFGRVFHGHLLLDEERGEPATVVREYLAKDRLAVTDPGRIAAGRFYRIMATQPGDRMRISSLAVLDRRADGSWQLEANMDVTLKLPQMTDGARRVVIVDDAARTQLRPDASGLVLIPVALFTGGAIRLSFSEDILP; translated from the coding sequence ATGATCCGTATCTGCCTCGTCTTTTTCACCAGCTTCCTTGCCATGTTGTCCTTTGCCGACGCCTCCGAAGTCAGGCCTGTCCGCGGACTGCTCTACACGCCGGCCGATATCGTCCGCGTGCGGGAAATCGTGGAGACCGATCCCGTCGCCGGCCGGATCGCCAGTGAATTTATTCGCCAGGCGGACCAGTGGATGGCGCGAAGCCGGGCGGAGACGCAGGCGCTGGTGCCGTCCGCCGACGCGGTTTTTGCCTACGGTTTCGCCGGCGATCCCAGGGTCAACAAACCCTGGTCCTGGTGGGGGCGCGACGGCGAGGCCTCGCTCGATCGTCCCTTCAGCGTGAAGTCGCCCCACACCGGCGATATCTACGGCCGGGAGAAACCCGGAGAAATGTACTACGACGACGGGCGCGGCTGGACGCGCCCCTCGGACAGGAAGGTTTTTTATTTCAAAGGCGTATGGAATGCCCACGCCGTCCGCATGCTGCACGAGGCCGTCGACAACCTCTCGCTCGCCTGGATGCTGACCGGACGGGAGGACTACGCCACGCGGGCTCTTCTCATTCTCGACAATCTGGCGACCCTGCGTTCGCAACGGCCGGCGCAGGATGGTCCGGTGGACTGGCCGCATCCGGTCGGGACGGGTTACGGTTTTTTTCTCTACGCGGGCAATGTCGCCAACGACCGCATGGTCGCTTCCGCCCTGGCCCTCGACCTCGTGGGCAGAACCCCGGCGGCATCGCAGCCATCTCAAGGGAATCCCGGCCTCAGCGTGTTCGAGAACATCCGAAGAAACTATTTTTCCGTTTTCGAGAAAGGGTACACCGACAGGCGCAACAGCTTTCAGAACCACGCCATTTCCGCCTGGGCGAACCTGCTGACGCAAGCCGTTCTCTTCGGTTATCCCGACGACATCCGCTCGGGCATCGAGGCCGCCTATGGTTTTATCGACAACACGATCGATCGCGACGGCGAATATTATGAACTCAGCGCCACCTATGTTTACCTGGGGCGCATTTACGGCAGCCGTCTTTTGCTCCCGCTGGCGAGGTATTCTCCGGCCAATTACGAAAATCCTTCCCGGTTTCCCGCTCCGGCCGCGTATCCGCACCGGTTGCGTTTCGGTGAGATTCCGGAGTGGTTCAACACCGTCGTTCCCTCGCTCTGGCGACTGACCACGCTGTACCGTCAGCCCCAGTACGGAGATGCCCCTGCCGACCGGTTTACTCCCGGGAGAACCGCCACCACGCGACCTGACGATCCGCTCAACTCGATCTACACCCGCCAGAAGGTCATTTATCTGAAAGCGGCCTGGCATGCGACGGACAATCCTGCCTGGCGTCGCCTTTGCAGCCAGCTTTACTGGCAGCTCCCCGAGGCCGTCCGCGCAAGCGTCCGGTACCGCCGCGAAGGTATCCTGGAATTTGGACCGGGCCAGTGGACCGATCTGCCGCGCCCGGAGGAGGAGGCGGCTTCGTTGCCGGCTGCCCTGACCGGGGAAAACCCGGTCGTTTCCGGGGAGAAGCGAATCGCCATCCTGCGCGCCGGCGAAGGAGCCGGCCAGCGCTCCCTGTTTATCCGGGGCGGGGCCACTGCCTCCCACACCCACAGCGACCAGATGGCGATCACGCTTTACGCCCGTGGGATGTCATTGACCGGAGAATACGGATACAAGCTTGCCGGCACGCCCGACCATCGCGGCTGGGGCGTGCAGGCCGTGGCACACAAGATGGTGGTCGTCGACGAGGATCTGCATGCGCCGATACCCGGTGCCGCCATCCCGCCCGCGACCCCGAAACCGCCGGCGAGCATCGACGGGTATGTGCCGGCAGGACCGGCGCAGCTGATCGAGATGTCCAACCCGCATCAGTGGCAAGGCGCCGGTCTGAAGGAATACCGCCGCCAGACCTGGCTGGTGGACATGCCGGGCGGCAAGGAGAGTTATTTTGTCGACATCTTCCGCGTCGAGGGCGGGCGCACGCACGATTATGTGTGGAATGCGCCGTTTGTGGACCCACCCCGCGACGATGCGTTCGCGGTGGATGGAGTGACGCCCGTGCGCGTCGCGGGCGTATGGTCTCTGGCCGCACTCGGCAATCCGGAATATCGGCGTGCATCCTTCAACCAGGAGGGCAGGAGCTGGGGCGAGCGGCTCGAGGTGGGCTCCGGCACCATTCGCAACGTCGGGATTCCCGGAGAAAAGCTCGCGTCGCACGACTGGAATCCGGCGCCGGGCAACGGCTACGGTTTTGTGTGGGATGTGAAGGCGGCCGAGGCGAAGAATGACTGGAGCGCGACCTGGCTCCTGCACGACGGAAAGCATGCCATGCGTCTGTCCATGCTCAATCCCGACGGCCAGACCGTCATCACCGGCAAGACGCCGACGCTCTTTGCCGGTCACTCGCAGGACGTGGTCATCGCCCGCCGTCAGGCAGCGACTTCGCCGCAGTTTACAGTTCAGCGTCCAGAGTCTGGAGTTGAGCAAACCAACAACTCCAAACGGGAAACCCTGAACTCCAAACTGCCGCCGCAGGCGGAGGGCGGCGCCGGGCTGCGGAGCCGTTTCGTGACCATAACCCAGGTCGGGGAACCGGCTGCGGGCGTGTGGCCGCTGGCGTCGATTCACTGGCTCGACGGTATGGGAACGGACAACGTCGGCCTGGTTGCGGAGCATGCGGACGGCACCCGCGACACGGTGCTGGTTTCTTCCACACCACAACCGCTCCGGACAAAGGATGCGGCGCTGGCGGGCAAACGCGGTTTTGTGCGTCGTGACCGGAGTGGCGCCTTGCTGACGGCCATGCTCAGCGAGGGCACCGGTCTGAAGGCGAACGATTTCGAGTTGCGCCTGCCGGCTACGGCATGGGAGGGAACGGTCACGCGTGTCACTCCCCGCGAAGTGCGGGTGGACACGGCTTTGCCGGAGGCGGCGACATTCGCCGGCCAGGGCGTAGTCTTTTCGTCAGCACCGCAGGCGAAGATCCCGTATGCCGGCAACGAGTTTTTCACCATCGAGGACATGCGCGCGGAGGCTGGCGGCACGGTGTTCACCTTCAGCAGCCAATCTGTCTCCGCCTCCCGCCTGAAGGTCGAGCGCAAGGAAGCCGGTGCGGTGGTGAAGACGCTCTGGCCCAATGAGCTCGCGGCCATTCCGGCCGGCCAGCCGAATTTCGGCCGGGTGTTCCACGGGCATCTGTTGCTCGACGAGGAGAGGGGGGAACCCGCGACTGTCGTCCGTGAATATCTGGCGAAAGACCGTCTCGCGGTCACTGATCCGGGACGAATCGCGGCTGGACGGTTTTACCGGATCATGGCGACGCAACCCGGCGACCGGATGCGCATCTCCTCCCTGGCGGTTCTGGATCGCCGGGCCGACGGCAGCTGGCAGCTGGAGGCAAACATGGATGTGACGCTGAAATTGCCGCAGATGACGGACGGAGCGCGCCGTGTCGTGATCGTTGACGATGCGGCGCGGACACAACTCCGCCCCGACGCCTCCGGCCTGGTGCTCATACCGGTGGCGCTGTTCACGGGAGGAGCCATCCGGCTTTCGTTTTCGGAAGACATCCTGCCATGA
- a CDS encoding TetR family transcriptional regulator, which produces MPASANLSASREKDLPRRRDPDRTRGRLLRAAIRLFSAKGYHGVSVDEVVAAARVNKRMVYHYYGSKEDLYLAALEEVFGRFARTELDTLPAGARPDEKLRQLLAANFEFLDKNPEFVRLLLWENLDNGRHLAAHPERLSQNPFMDRFRVVVEEGVASGLFRRPHDMRHLLVNFVGLSFVYYSNRHSLAASLGLKDDSEKGHATRLAQVIDLVLNGLLARK; this is translated from the coding sequence ATGCCGGCTTCCGCCAACCTGTCCGCTTCCCGTGAAAAAGATCTCCCCCGCCGCCGCGATCCCGACCGCACGCGCGGGCGGTTGCTCAGGGCCGCCATCCGGCTGTTCTCCGCCAAAGGCTACCATGGCGTCTCCGTCGATGAAGTCGTCGCCGCCGCCAGGGTGAACAAGCGGATGGTCTACCACTACTATGGCAGCAAGGAAGACCTCTACCTCGCCGCCCTCGAGGAAGTGTTCGGACGCTTCGCCCGCACCGAACTCGACACGCTTCCCGCCGGCGCCCGGCCCGATGAAAAACTCCGCCAGCTCCTCGCCGCCAATTTCGAGTTTCTCGACAAAAATCCCGAGTTCGTCCGCCTCCTGCTCTGGGAAAATCTCGACAACGGACGCCACCTCGCCGCCCATCCCGAGCGCCTCAGCCAGAATCCGTTCATGGATCGCTTCCGCGTCGTCGTCGAGGAAGGCGTCGCCTCCGGCCTTTTCCGACGCCCGCACGACATGCGCCACCTGCTCGTCAATTTCGTCGGCCTGAGTTTTGTCTATTATTCCAATCGCCATTCGCTCGCCGCCAGCCTCGGCCTGAAGGACGACAGCGAAAAGGGCCACGCCACGCGCCTCGCCCAGGTCATCGATCTCGTCCTCAACGGCCTTCTCGCACGAAAATAA